One window of Oryza brachyantha chromosome 12, ObraRS2, whole genome shotgun sequence genomic DNA carries:
- the LOC102717852 gene encoding isoflavone reductase homolog — translation MAAEKSRVLVVGGTGFVGRRVVAASLAEGHPTYVLMRPEIGLDLEKLQMLLSFKAQGARLLEASLDDHRSLVAAVRQVDVVVSAMSGVHFRSHNIMLQLKLVEAIKEAGNVKRFVPSEFGTDPSRMGHALEPGRVTFDEKMVIRRAIEEADIPHTYVSANCFAAYFCPNLCQMKTLLPPKDRVGVYGDGHVKVFFVDENDVGTYTIKSVDDPRTLNKTVYIRAQDNCLTQNELIEKWEKLTGKSLEKFHIPADDFLASMKDLDFAHQVGIGHYYHIFYEGCLTNFDIGENGAEATQLYPEVHYTRMDEYLKRYL, via the exons ATGGCAGCGGAGAAGAGCAgggtcctcgtcgtcggcggcacCGGCTTCGTCGGCCGGCGGGTCGTCGCGGCGAGCCTGGCGGAGGGCCACCCGACCTACGTCCTGATGCGGCCGGAGATCGGCCTCGACCTTGAAAAGCTCCAGATGCTGCTGTCCTTCAAGGCGCAGGGCGCGCGGCTGCTCGAGGCATCGCTCGACGACCACCGGAGCCTCGTCGCCGCGGTCCGGCAGGTggacgtcgtcgtctccgccaTGTCCGGCGTGCACTTCCGCAGCCACAACATCATGCTCCAGCTCAAGCTCGTCGAGGCCATCAAAGAAGCTGGTAATGTTAAG CGTTTTGTGCCGTCTGAATTCGGCACGGATCCGTCGAGGATGGGGCATGCTCTTGAGCCAGGGAGGGTTACATTCGACGAGAAGATGGTGATAAGAAGAGCAATTGAGGAGGCAGACATCCCCCATACATATGTTTCTGCAAACTGCTTTGCAGCTTATTTCTGTCCTAACCTCTGTCAGATGAAAACTCTTCTCCCTCCCAAAGACAGAGTTGGTGTGTATGGGGATGGCCACGTTAAAG TGTTTTTTGTGGATGAAAATGATGTGGGAACATATACAATCAAATCAGTCGATGATCCTCGCACCTTGAACAAGACAGTATACATAAGAGCACAAGACAACTGCCTCACTCAGAACGAGTTGATTGAAAAGTGGGAAAAACTCACTGGGAAAAGCCTTGAGAAATTCCACATACCTGCTGACGACTTTTTGGCTTCAATGAAAG ATCTGGACTTTGCTCACCAAGTGGGAATAGGACACTACTACCACATCTTCTACGAGGGCTGCTTGACAAACTTCGATATCGGTGAGAATGGTGCCGAAGCAACTCAGCTCTACCCAGAGGTTCACTACACTCGTATGGATGAATACCTGAAACGCTATCTGTAA
- the LOC102701601 gene encoding uncharacterized protein LOC102701601 isoform X3 has product MAACECECDHRPRATVVTCPNMMQWFEVLGANMERSDMSFSVRTQLDVGRACEWASGNGISGLLAQKSNALNPRFWCMISDILKFKSDALRYLEDRKNNPDLNLNETLGQFIQSHGYCQLFQEAYLIPICCCIWPCPSQQVLGFSAFFVLSFFHKHHILQFSQFGRGEQLTVKGHSQSYINKVKEELESRGCRIKTNCQVKCISSFDRGYRVLEVDGLEEMYDRIIVDTHATDALKLLGTEATHEELRILGAFRYAYSDIYLHCDESFMPFNSSAWSACNFMGNKSRCFCVTYWLNLLQNIQSTRTFLVTVNPSHVPNHVLLKWNTSHLVPAVAASKASLDLGQIQGKRGIWFCGTYQGCGFHEDGLKVGRAAAQSLLGKKIDPIVNPKQMVLSWTETGARLLVSRFLNQYISVGNLILFEEGGTMFSFGEACKKCNVKSILQVHDPLFYWKIATEADLGLADAYINGYFSFTNKREGLLNLFLILIANRDAQRSSSRISCTRGWWTPLLLTAGFASAKYFLRHLSRKNTVAQTRQNVSQHYDLSNDFFSLFLDKSMTYSSAIFMDEEESLEEAQLRKVKVLIDKAKVEWDQDVLEIGSGWGSLAIEVVKQTGCKYTGVTQSMEQLKYAQRRVKEAGLATDQVANHPSPKKNSYLLHTHAIQRDD; this is encoded by the exons ATGGCTGCGTGCGAGTGCGAGTGCGACCACCGGCCGCGCGCAACAGTG GTGACATGTCCAAACATGATGCAATGGTTTGAAGTTCTTGGGGCCAATATGGAGAGATCAGACATGTCCTTCTCTGTAAGAACACAATTGGATGTTGGCCGTGCATGTGAATGGGCCAGTGGCAATGGCATCTCAGGCCTCTTGGCGCAGAAGAGTAACGCATTAAACCCGAGGTTCTGGTGCATGATCAGTGATATACTCAAGTTCAAGAGTGATGCTCTCAG GTACTTGGAGGATCGTAAAAACAATCCTGATCTGAACCTGAACGAGACTTTGGGCCAATTTATTCAGTCCCACGGATACTGTCAGCTCTTCCAAGAAGCTTATCTT ATTCCAatctgttgttgcatctggCCATGTCCATCACAACAAGTTTTGGGCTTCTCCGCTTTCTTTGTGCTATCATTTTTCCATAAGCATCACATTCTTCAG TTTTCTCAGTTTGGTCGTGGCGAGCAGCTCACTGTCAAGGGCCATTCTCAGTCCTATATCAACAAG GTAAAAGAGGAATTGGAAAGCAGGGGCTGTAGAATTAAAACCAACTGCCAAGTAAAATGCATTTCAAGTTTTGACAGAG GTTACAGAGTCTTAGAGGTTGATGGTTTGGAGGAGATGTATGACAGAATCATAGTTGATACCCATGCAACTGATGCTCTAAAATTACTAGGAACAGAAGCAACACATGAAGAATTGAGAATTCTTGGTGCTTTTCGGTATGCCTATAG TGATATATACCTTCACTGTGATGAAAGTTTTATGCCATTTAATTCATCAGCATGGAGTGCTTGTAACTTCATGGGTAACAAAAGCAGATGTTTCTGTGTTACCTACTGGCTGAATTTGCTTCAG AACATTCAATCTACCCGGACTTTTCTGGTGACAGTGAATCCCTCTCATGTTCCCAACCATGTTTTGCTTAAGTGGAATACAAGTCATCTTGTTCCAGCTGTGGCTGCTTCAAAGGCTTCTCTTGACCTTGGTCAGATCCAGGGCAAGAGAGGTATATGGTTCTGCGGGACATATCAGG GTTGTGGCTTCCATGAAGATGGATTGAAG GTTGGCAGAGCAGCAGCTCAAAGTTTGCTTGGAAAGAAGATTGATCCTATTGTGAACCCAAAGCAAATGGTCCTGTCATGGACAGAGACCGGCGCACGTCTTCTGGTGTCAAGATTTCTCAACCAGTACATCTCTGTTGGCAACTTGAT CTTGTTTGAAGAAGGTGGTACAATGTTTAGTTTCGGTGAAGCTTGTAAGAAATGCAATGTTAAATCTATCCTGCAAGTACATGATCCACTATTTTATTGGAAG ATTGCAACAGAAGCAGACCTTGGTTTGGCAGATGCCTACATTAACGGGTACTTCTCTTTTACAAATAAGAGAGAAGGCCTTCTGAATCTTTTCCTG ATTCTCATTGCTAACAGAGATGCACAGAGGAGTTCTAGCAGGATTTCCTGTACAAG AGGTTGGTGGACACCCTTGCTTCTTACTGCTGGGTTTGCATCTGCTAAATATTTCCTCCGGCACCTCTCAAGGAAGAACACTGTAGCACAAACTCGTCAAAACGTCTCTCAGCATTATGATTTG AGTAATGATTTCTTCTCGCTTTTTCTTGATAAATCAATGACCTACTCCTCTGCTATTTTTATG GATGAGGAAGAAAGCTTAGAAGAGGCTCAGCTGCGTAAAGTAAAAGTTCTAATTGACAAG GCTAAAGTGGAATGGGATCAAGACGTTCTTGAGATTGGTAGTGGTTGGGGCAGTTTGGCTATTGAAGTGGTGAAGCAAACTGGCTGCAAATACACAGGAGTTACACAGTCCATGGAGCAACTTAAATACGCCCAAAGAAGGGTGAAAGAAGCAGGTTTAGCT ACTGATCAAGTTGCTAATCATCCATcacctaaaaaaaattcatacctGCTACATACGCATGCAATTCAGCGAGATGATTGA
- the LOC102701601 gene encoding uncharacterized protein LOC102701601 isoform X1: protein MAACECECDHRPRATVVTCPNMMQWFEVLGANMERSDMSFSVRTQLDVGRACEWASGNGISGLLAQKSNALNPRFWCMISDILKFKSDALRYLEDRKNNPDLNLNETLGQFIQSHGYCQLFQEAYLIPICCCIWPCPSQQVLGFSAFFVLSFFHKHHILQFSQFGRGEQLTVKGHSQSYINKVKEELESRGCRIKTNCQVKCISSFDRGYRVLEVDGLEEMYDRIIVDTHATDALKLLGTEATHEELRILGAFRYAYSDIYLHCDESFMPFNSSAWSACNFMGNKSRCFCVTYWLNLLQNIQSTRTFLVTVNPSHVPNHVLLKWNTSHLVPAVAASKASLDLGQIQGKRGIWFCGTYQGCGFHEDGLKVGRAAAQSLLGKKIDPIVNPKQMVLSWTETGARLLVSRFLNQYISVGNLILFEEGGTMFSFGEACKKCNVKSILQVHDPLFYWKIATEADLGLADAYINGYFSFTNKREGLLNLFLILIANRDAQRSSSRISCTRGWWTPLLLTAGFASAKYFLRHLSRKNTVAQTRQNVSQHYDLSNDFFSLFLDKSMTYSSAIFMDEEESLEEAQLRKVKVLIDKAKVEWDQDVLEIGSGWGSLAIEVVKQTGCKYTGVTQSMEQLKYAQRRVKEAGLADQITFLLCDYREIPACHKYDRIICCEMIEEVGHEYMDEFFGCCESLLAEDGIFVIQFSSIPEERYDEYRRSSDFIKEYIFPGGCIPCLTRITSAMSAASRLCIEHVENIGHHYYPTLVRWRDNFMANKDKILALGFDERFTRTWEYYFMYSAAGFKSRTLGVYQIVFSRPGNAKLGSGFKTQN from the exons ATGGCTGCGTGCGAGTGCGAGTGCGACCACCGGCCGCGCGCAACAGTG GTGACATGTCCAAACATGATGCAATGGTTTGAAGTTCTTGGGGCCAATATGGAGAGATCAGACATGTCCTTCTCTGTAAGAACACAATTGGATGTTGGCCGTGCATGTGAATGGGCCAGTGGCAATGGCATCTCAGGCCTCTTGGCGCAGAAGAGTAACGCATTAAACCCGAGGTTCTGGTGCATGATCAGTGATATACTCAAGTTCAAGAGTGATGCTCTCAG GTACTTGGAGGATCGTAAAAACAATCCTGATCTGAACCTGAACGAGACTTTGGGCCAATTTATTCAGTCCCACGGATACTGTCAGCTCTTCCAAGAAGCTTATCTT ATTCCAatctgttgttgcatctggCCATGTCCATCACAACAAGTTTTGGGCTTCTCCGCTTTCTTTGTGCTATCATTTTTCCATAAGCATCACATTCTTCAG TTTTCTCAGTTTGGTCGTGGCGAGCAGCTCACTGTCAAGGGCCATTCTCAGTCCTATATCAACAAG GTAAAAGAGGAATTGGAAAGCAGGGGCTGTAGAATTAAAACCAACTGCCAAGTAAAATGCATTTCAAGTTTTGACAGAG GTTACAGAGTCTTAGAGGTTGATGGTTTGGAGGAGATGTATGACAGAATCATAGTTGATACCCATGCAACTGATGCTCTAAAATTACTAGGAACAGAAGCAACACATGAAGAATTGAGAATTCTTGGTGCTTTTCGGTATGCCTATAG TGATATATACCTTCACTGTGATGAAAGTTTTATGCCATTTAATTCATCAGCATGGAGTGCTTGTAACTTCATGGGTAACAAAAGCAGATGTTTCTGTGTTACCTACTGGCTGAATTTGCTTCAG AACATTCAATCTACCCGGACTTTTCTGGTGACAGTGAATCCCTCTCATGTTCCCAACCATGTTTTGCTTAAGTGGAATACAAGTCATCTTGTTCCAGCTGTGGCTGCTTCAAAGGCTTCTCTTGACCTTGGTCAGATCCAGGGCAAGAGAGGTATATGGTTCTGCGGGACATATCAGG GTTGTGGCTTCCATGAAGATGGATTGAAG GTTGGCAGAGCAGCAGCTCAAAGTTTGCTTGGAAAGAAGATTGATCCTATTGTGAACCCAAAGCAAATGGTCCTGTCATGGACAGAGACCGGCGCACGTCTTCTGGTGTCAAGATTTCTCAACCAGTACATCTCTGTTGGCAACTTGAT CTTGTTTGAAGAAGGTGGTACAATGTTTAGTTTCGGTGAAGCTTGTAAGAAATGCAATGTTAAATCTATCCTGCAAGTACATGATCCACTATTTTATTGGAAG ATTGCAACAGAAGCAGACCTTGGTTTGGCAGATGCCTACATTAACGGGTACTTCTCTTTTACAAATAAGAGAGAAGGCCTTCTGAATCTTTTCCTG ATTCTCATTGCTAACAGAGATGCACAGAGGAGTTCTAGCAGGATTTCCTGTACAAG AGGTTGGTGGACACCCTTGCTTCTTACTGCTGGGTTTGCATCTGCTAAATATTTCCTCCGGCACCTCTCAAGGAAGAACACTGTAGCACAAACTCGTCAAAACGTCTCTCAGCATTATGATTTG AGTAATGATTTCTTCTCGCTTTTTCTTGATAAATCAATGACCTACTCCTCTGCTATTTTTATG GATGAGGAAGAAAGCTTAGAAGAGGCTCAGCTGCGTAAAGTAAAAGTTCTAATTGACAAG GCTAAAGTGGAATGGGATCAAGACGTTCTTGAGATTGGTAGTGGTTGGGGCAGTTTGGCTATTGAAGTGGTGAAGCAAACTGGCTGCAAATACACAGGAGTTACACAGTCCATGGAGCAACTTAAATACGCCCAAAGAAGGGTGAAAGAAGCAGGTTTAGCT GACCAAATAACTTTTCTGCTGTGTGACTACCGTGAAATACCAGCTTGCCACAAATATGACAGAATCATATGCTG CGAGATGATTGAGGAAGTTGGTCATgaatacatggatgaattcTTTGGCTGCTGTGAGTCCCTCTTGGCCGAAGATGGAATATTTGTTATACAG TTTAGCTCAATTCCAGAGGAACGGTATGACGAGTACCGGAGAAGCTCAGACTTTATAAAAGAATACATTTTCCCTGGGGGTTGCATTCCTTGTCTGACCCGAATAACATCTGCTATGTCTGCTGCATCAAGGCTCTG CATTGAGCACGTTGAGAATATTGGGCACCATTACTACCCAACTCTTGTACGCTGGAGGGACAACTTCATGGCCAACAAAGA CAAAATTTTGGCCCTGGGCTTTGATGAGAGGTTCACCCGTACATGGGAGTACTATTTCATGTATTCTGCTGCTGGTTTCAAGTCCAGGACACTTGGAGTTTACCAG ATTGTATTCTCTCGTCCTGGGAATGCCAAGCTGGGATCTGGcttcaaaactcaaaattga
- the LOC102701601 gene encoding uncharacterized protein LOC102701601 isoform X2, with product MMQWFEVLGANMERSDMSFSVRTQLDVGRACEWASGNGISGLLAQKSNALNPRFWCMISDILKFKSDALRYLEDRKNNPDLNLNETLGQFIQSHGYCQLFQEAYLIPICCCIWPCPSQQVLGFSAFFVLSFFHKHHILQFSQFGRGEQLTVKGHSQSYINKVKEELESRGCRIKTNCQVKCISSFDRGYRVLEVDGLEEMYDRIIVDTHATDALKLLGTEATHEELRILGAFRYAYSDIYLHCDESFMPFNSSAWSACNFMGNKSRCFCVTYWLNLLQNIQSTRTFLVTVNPSHVPNHVLLKWNTSHLVPAVAASKASLDLGQIQGKRGIWFCGTYQGCGFHEDGLKVGRAAAQSLLGKKIDPIVNPKQMVLSWTETGARLLVSRFLNQYISVGNLILFEEGGTMFSFGEACKKCNVKSILQVHDPLFYWKIATEADLGLADAYINGYFSFTNKREGLLNLFLILIANRDAQRSSSRISCTRGWWTPLLLTAGFASAKYFLRHLSRKNTVAQTRQNVSQHYDLSNDFFSLFLDKSMTYSSAIFMDEEESLEEAQLRKVKVLIDKAKVEWDQDVLEIGSGWGSLAIEVVKQTGCKYTGVTQSMEQLKYAQRRVKEAGLADQITFLLCDYREIPACHKYDRIICCEMIEEVGHEYMDEFFGCCESLLAEDGIFVIQFSSIPEERYDEYRRSSDFIKEYIFPGGCIPCLTRITSAMSAASRLCIEHVENIGHHYYPTLVRWRDNFMANKDKILALGFDERFTRTWEYYFMYSAAGFKSRTLGVYQIVFSRPGNAKLGSGFKTQN from the exons ATGATGCAATGGTTTGAAGTTCTTGGGGCCAATATGGAGAGATCAGACATGTCCTTCTCTGTAAGAACACAATTGGATGTTGGCCGTGCATGTGAATGGGCCAGTGGCAATGGCATCTCAGGCCTCTTGGCGCAGAAGAGTAACGCATTAAACCCGAGGTTCTGGTGCATGATCAGTGATATACTCAAGTTCAAGAGTGATGCTCTCAG GTACTTGGAGGATCGTAAAAACAATCCTGATCTGAACCTGAACGAGACTTTGGGCCAATTTATTCAGTCCCACGGATACTGTCAGCTCTTCCAAGAAGCTTATCTT ATTCCAatctgttgttgcatctggCCATGTCCATCACAACAAGTTTTGGGCTTCTCCGCTTTCTTTGTGCTATCATTTTTCCATAAGCATCACATTCTTCAG TTTTCTCAGTTTGGTCGTGGCGAGCAGCTCACTGTCAAGGGCCATTCTCAGTCCTATATCAACAAG GTAAAAGAGGAATTGGAAAGCAGGGGCTGTAGAATTAAAACCAACTGCCAAGTAAAATGCATTTCAAGTTTTGACAGAG GTTACAGAGTCTTAGAGGTTGATGGTTTGGAGGAGATGTATGACAGAATCATAGTTGATACCCATGCAACTGATGCTCTAAAATTACTAGGAACAGAAGCAACACATGAAGAATTGAGAATTCTTGGTGCTTTTCGGTATGCCTATAG TGATATATACCTTCACTGTGATGAAAGTTTTATGCCATTTAATTCATCAGCATGGAGTGCTTGTAACTTCATGGGTAACAAAAGCAGATGTTTCTGTGTTACCTACTGGCTGAATTTGCTTCAG AACATTCAATCTACCCGGACTTTTCTGGTGACAGTGAATCCCTCTCATGTTCCCAACCATGTTTTGCTTAAGTGGAATACAAGTCATCTTGTTCCAGCTGTGGCTGCTTCAAAGGCTTCTCTTGACCTTGGTCAGATCCAGGGCAAGAGAGGTATATGGTTCTGCGGGACATATCAGG GTTGTGGCTTCCATGAAGATGGATTGAAG GTTGGCAGAGCAGCAGCTCAAAGTTTGCTTGGAAAGAAGATTGATCCTATTGTGAACCCAAAGCAAATGGTCCTGTCATGGACAGAGACCGGCGCACGTCTTCTGGTGTCAAGATTTCTCAACCAGTACATCTCTGTTGGCAACTTGAT CTTGTTTGAAGAAGGTGGTACAATGTTTAGTTTCGGTGAAGCTTGTAAGAAATGCAATGTTAAATCTATCCTGCAAGTACATGATCCACTATTTTATTGGAAG ATTGCAACAGAAGCAGACCTTGGTTTGGCAGATGCCTACATTAACGGGTACTTCTCTTTTACAAATAAGAGAGAAGGCCTTCTGAATCTTTTCCTG ATTCTCATTGCTAACAGAGATGCACAGAGGAGTTCTAGCAGGATTTCCTGTACAAG AGGTTGGTGGACACCCTTGCTTCTTACTGCTGGGTTTGCATCTGCTAAATATTTCCTCCGGCACCTCTCAAGGAAGAACACTGTAGCACAAACTCGTCAAAACGTCTCTCAGCATTATGATTTG AGTAATGATTTCTTCTCGCTTTTTCTTGATAAATCAATGACCTACTCCTCTGCTATTTTTATG GATGAGGAAGAAAGCTTAGAAGAGGCTCAGCTGCGTAAAGTAAAAGTTCTAATTGACAAG GCTAAAGTGGAATGGGATCAAGACGTTCTTGAGATTGGTAGTGGTTGGGGCAGTTTGGCTATTGAAGTGGTGAAGCAAACTGGCTGCAAATACACAGGAGTTACACAGTCCATGGAGCAACTTAAATACGCCCAAAGAAGGGTGAAAGAAGCAGGTTTAGCT GACCAAATAACTTTTCTGCTGTGTGACTACCGTGAAATACCAGCTTGCCACAAATATGACAGAATCATATGCTG CGAGATGATTGAGGAAGTTGGTCATgaatacatggatgaattcTTTGGCTGCTGTGAGTCCCTCTTGGCCGAAGATGGAATATTTGTTATACAG TTTAGCTCAATTCCAGAGGAACGGTATGACGAGTACCGGAGAAGCTCAGACTTTATAAAAGAATACATTTTCCCTGGGGGTTGCATTCCTTGTCTGACCCGAATAACATCTGCTATGTCTGCTGCATCAAGGCTCTG CATTGAGCACGTTGAGAATATTGGGCACCATTACTACCCAACTCTTGTACGCTGGAGGGACAACTTCATGGCCAACAAAGA CAAAATTTTGGCCCTGGGCTTTGATGAGAGGTTCACCCGTACATGGGAGTACTATTTCATGTATTCTGCTGCTGGTTTCAAGTCCAGGACACTTGGAGTTTACCAG ATTGTATTCTCTCGTCCTGGGAATGCCAAGCTGGGATCTGGcttcaaaactcaaaattga